The following coding sequences are from one Gimesia chilikensis window:
- a CDS encoding outer membrane protein assembly factor BamB family protein: MLDKGAPIICLQFRNDRFTLIIGWLMLPSLLLIPRELPGQVAVEVGVAEAAVQAPETSPHKIPGFSISVDEKKLNLLDDFERYVRHQMWEKALTTIKDLSASQSSSALLPTQDGFLIDANQRIFRALTSLPPEGREAYRLFYDGKARKEFAELSEKHPLYSADAEKRATEIYYQYFLTSIGDEVADLLGNQAFERGEFLQAAEYWRSILEHHPDTSLPELDLNVKHALALIRGARTERAAAAIEVIAQQFPGQKVTLGGNAFDPVPYLRSLLPQQNVSSVASSKSNNPKSVSQSFQLPESDSQPHWQLHFLDQSVEQALQNSQSDYYGRSKSYATYVPPIAVDQQHAYINYYGVCFGLDMKTGKLLWRNAKFKDLGNHFNNYSFHQSSHLNQYHIAVSGDYVLATLIPQKEMNRYRACYRLVAYQKKTGKQVWQTSANNESYICEPLVVGEQIYTISHQQNSKQLNLSCLSLKTGKKEWGMPLGSVVAGSSTNGMEDMPSPVLKLNGESLLVLTNNGALFDISLAGRSVNWVFRYPYPVNQSTSNNYYAAANEEVQLHSRGQMYCDHNLLYFKEEGASEVYALDLAAKKVVWKRPIKVAAQLVGIDDQNVYLLSGELEALSRETSRLNWAVSLPIAAGGLSAVIDPQHAWIFTSRGVFEISKSNGDILDIYRGHDLSSLGGAISLNQGLMLCISNQAVTAYPSTPAGKQKSKETPTSEP; encoded by the coding sequence ATGTTGGATAAAGGTGCGCCCATTATCTGTTTACAGTTCAGAAATGATCGATTCACGCTCATCATCGGCTGGCTGATGCTGCCATCTCTGCTGCTGATTCCCAGAGAGCTTCCCGGGCAAGTCGCTGTCGAAGTTGGCGTGGCCGAGGCTGCAGTGCAGGCCCCCGAGACGTCCCCTCACAAGATTCCGGGTTTCAGTATTTCTGTCGATGAAAAGAAACTGAATCTGCTGGATGACTTTGAACGCTATGTGCGTCATCAAATGTGGGAAAAAGCACTGACGACGATCAAGGATCTGTCTGCTTCTCAATCCAGTTCCGCCCTGCTCCCGACTCAGGATGGTTTTCTGATCGATGCCAATCAGCGGATCTTTCGAGCCCTGACTTCACTACCACCCGAAGGGCGAGAAGCATATCGTCTCTTCTATGACGGTAAGGCCCGCAAGGAGTTTGCTGAGCTCTCGGAAAAACATCCGCTGTATTCCGCCGATGCCGAAAAACGGGCAACCGAGATTTATTACCAGTATTTTCTGACTTCCATCGGTGATGAAGTCGCTGACCTGCTGGGAAATCAGGCTTTTGAACGGGGAGAATTTCTTCAGGCGGCCGAATACTGGCGATCGATTCTCGAGCATCATCCTGATACCAGCCTGCCGGAACTGGATTTGAATGTAAAGCATGCGCTGGCTTTGATCCGGGGTGCTCGAACAGAACGGGCTGCTGCAGCGATCGAGGTGATCGCGCAACAGTTTCCCGGCCAGAAAGTGACTCTGGGAGGCAATGCCTTTGATCCGGTACCTTATTTGAGGTCCTTACTGCCTCAGCAGAACGTATCTTCTGTTGCGTCTTCGAAATCCAATAACCCAAAGTCGGTCTCACAGTCATTCCAGTTACCCGAATCTGATTCTCAACCGCACTGGCAGTTGCATTTTCTGGATCAGAGTGTGGAACAGGCGCTGCAGAATTCTCAATCAGATTATTACGGCCGCAGCAAATCGTATGCAACCTACGTTCCTCCCATAGCCGTTGATCAGCAGCATGCCTATATAAACTACTATGGTGTCTGTTTTGGTCTCGATATGAAAACCGGGAAACTGCTCTGGAGGAACGCTAAGTTCAAGGATCTGGGAAATCATTTCAACAACTATAGTTTTCATCAGTCCAGCCATCTGAATCAGTATCATATTGCCGTGAGTGGAGATTATGTACTCGCTACTCTGATCCCTCAGAAGGAAATGAACCGTTACCGGGCCTGTTATCGGCTGGTTGCCTATCAGAAAAAGACGGGCAAACAGGTCTGGCAAACCAGTGCGAATAACGAAAGCTATATCTGTGAGCCTCTGGTGGTTGGAGAGCAGATTTACACAATCTCTCACCAGCAAAACAGTAAACAACTCAATTTGAGTTGCCTGTCGTTGAAGACGGGAAAGAAGGAGTGGGGGATGCCTCTGGGATCTGTCGTGGCAGGCAGTTCTACAAACGGGATGGAAGACATGCCCTCTCCCGTGCTCAAGTTGAATGGAGAGTCACTGCTGGTTCTTACCAATAACGGGGCACTGTTTGATATTTCCCTGGCTGGCAGGTCTGTCAACTGGGTATTTCGGTATCCCTATCCCGTCAATCAGTCTACATCCAATAATTACTATGCTGCAGCTAATGAGGAAGTACAACTGCATTCCAGAGGGCAGATGTACTGCGACCACAATCTGCTTTATTTCAAAGAAGAGGGAGCCAGCGAGGTTTATGCCCTGGATCTGGCTGCCAAGAAAGTGGTCTGGAAACGCCCCATCAAAGTGGCTGCTCAACTGGTGGGAATTGATGATCAAAATGTCTACCTGCTCTCCGGGGAACTGGAGGCATTGAGTCGCGAAACGAGTCGTCTGAACTGGGCGGTTTCTCTGCCCATCGCGGCAGGAGGCTTGAGTGCCGTCATTGATCCGCAGCACGCATGGATATTTACCAGCCGGGGAGTCTTCGAGATTTCGAAATCAAATGGGGATATTCTTGATATCTATCGCGGGCATGATCTGAGTTCGCTGGGAGGTGCCATCAGCCTGAATCAGGGGTTGATGCTTTGTATTTCCAATCAGGCTGTGACCGCATACCCCTCCACTCCCGCTGGAAAACAGAAGTCAAAAGAAACACCAACATCAGAACCTTAA
- a CDS encoding SIMPL domain-containing protein: protein MCGKLLRSQSRSLFLLALALSCFTQLSTVAAEGENGITVVGTGIVEQKPTVVEMTGLVIGQGQLAGDAVTKYHGNRRRAEDAFKNLKIPGLVIQGDGMSLYSSLNASQMQAMMRGMAVNNTQSQELSVSETLKLRLTGVDKLSPDELLEIIVRIVDAGKDAGVVIGNDTTPMVPGTYNASKARNTMVAFKIQNVEDLKNKAYAKALEDARSQAEALAKLAGGKLGKVVSINTVDPNQKSSDSSSRMLAQYLAVLGMRVGQSEEQSSALLKEIPVSAVVRVTYALE, encoded by the coding sequence ATGTGTGGTAAGTTACTCCGGTCTCAAAGTCGAAGCTTGTTTTTACTGGCGCTGGCTCTATCCTGCTTTACACAACTCTCAACAGTCGCTGCTGAAGGTGAAAACGGGATTACCGTTGTAGGGACTGGTATTGTTGAACAGAAACCAACGGTCGTCGAAATGACCGGACTGGTCATCGGTCAGGGCCAACTGGCGGGAGACGCTGTTACCAAGTATCACGGAAACCGACGTCGGGCCGAAGATGCATTTAAAAATCTGAAGATACCAGGATTGGTCATTCAGGGGGATGGGATGTCTCTCTACTCGTCCTTAAATGCCAGTCAGATGCAGGCCATGATGCGGGGCATGGCTGTGAATAATACGCAGTCTCAGGAGTTATCGGTCTCAGAAACACTCAAGTTACGTCTAACAGGAGTTGATAAGCTGAGCCCCGACGAACTGCTGGAAATCATCGTTCGGATTGTTGATGCCGGCAAAGATGCGGGAGTGGTGATTGGCAATGATACGACTCCCATGGTTCCGGGAACATATAATGCTTCAAAAGCACGCAATACAATGGTTGCCTTTAAAATTCAAAACGTGGAAGACTTGAAAAACAAAGCTTATGCCAAGGCCCTGGAAGATGCACGATCTCAAGCGGAGGCACTGGCAAAACTGGCAGGCGGTAAGCTCGGGAAGGTTGTGTCCATTAACACGGTGGATCCAAACCAAAAGAGCAGCGACAGTTCCAGCCGGATGCTGGCACAATATCTGGCTGTGCTGGGGATGAGGGTCGGTCAGTCTGAGGAGCAGTCCTCCGCACTGTTAAAAGAGATCCCTGTCTCTGCCGTCGTTCGCGTAACTTATGCTCTCGAATGA
- a CDS encoding prenyltransferase/squalene oxidase repeat-containing protein, which produces MSISVIIRIVAGGLFLLCSFTQIQAQEILPRHVTPATVKSIQRGLDYLAKQQTTSGSFQTTQDGSTYPVSMTSLAGIAFLANGNTSTRGPYADQVRKATEYVLGQAQQNGLIAAGAENGRPMYGHGFSLLFLSSVYGMETDAKVRARIAKVVKDGIQLTSSGQSPLGGWIYTPGGGDEGSVTVTQMQGLRAAHNAGFTVPKGTIQNAVRYLELCQTPEGGIRYSYHSGNDTRLPISAAAITCLYSAGEYESPLAEECMEYVYGQFKNRKSGFQSGHYFYLNLYASQAFYQAGDDYWDAYFPGQRDSLIKSQASNGSWNGDGVGPIFGTSVALIVLQLPYKFLPIYQR; this is translated from the coding sequence ATGAGTATTTCTGTAATCATCAGGATTGTTGCCGGTGGGCTGTTTCTGCTGTGTAGCTTTACGCAGATCCAGGCGCAGGAAATTCTGCCCCGGCACGTTACTCCTGCAACCGTCAAGTCAATTCAACGGGGGCTTGACTATCTGGCGAAACAGCAGACAACCAGTGGCAGTTTTCAGACAACCCAGGATGGCAGTACCTATCCCGTTTCAATGACTTCGCTGGCGGGAATCGCCTTTCTGGCCAATGGAAATACGTCGACTCGAGGGCCTTACGCCGATCAGGTGCGGAAAGCGACCGAGTATGTACTGGGCCAGGCTCAGCAAAACGGTCTGATCGCAGCCGGCGCGGAAAATGGACGCCCCATGTACGGGCATGGATTCTCGTTGCTGTTTCTCTCCAGCGTATATGGGATGGAGACAGACGCAAAAGTCCGCGCCCGGATTGCCAAAGTGGTCAAGGATGGAATCCAGTTGACCTCTTCGGGACAGAGCCCTTTAGGAGGCTGGATTTATACCCCGGGGGGAGGAGATGAAGGCAGTGTGACCGTGACCCAGATGCAGGGACTCCGGGCTGCGCACAATGCCGGCTTTACCGTACCCAAGGGGACAATTCAGAATGCGGTCCGGTATCTGGAACTCTGTCAGACACCTGAGGGAGGGATTCGCTACTCATATCATTCCGGCAATGATACCCGCCTGCCGATATCCGCTGCTGCAATTACCTGTCTCTATTCCGCCGGGGAATATGAATCACCGCTAGCCGAAGAATGTATGGAATATGTTTACGGACAGTTCAAAAACCGAAAAAGTGGATTTCAGTCGGGACATTATTTTTATTTGAACCTGTATGCCTCGCAGGCGTTTTACCAGGCAGGCGATGATTATTGGGATGCTTACTTCCCGGGGCAGCGCGACAGTCTCATCAAATCACAGGCATCCAACGGCAGCTGGAATGGCGATGGCGTCGGTCCCATTTTTGGAACCAGCGTCGCCTTAATCGTTTTACAACTGCCTTATAAGTTTTTGCCTATTTATCAACGTTAA
- a CDS encoding AAA family ATPase: protein MKTAPDMAALEKLKAAQERIREQIRTVVVGQDDVVEQLLVSILAGGHCILEGVPGLAKTLLVSTLAKSLSLDFGRIQFTPDLMPADITGTDVIYEDRQTGTREFRFIEGPIFTNLLLADEINRTPPKTQAALLQGMQEKNISAGTKHYQLPRPFFVLATQNPIEQEGTYPLPEAQLDRFLMKIIVQYPTRDEERQIYKTVTGEEQSEPAATLTGEEVLELQHLVRRVPISDFLVDYTMDLIRATRRDSEDAPEFINRWVLWGAGPRGGQSLILAAKARAALYGRPEVSVEDLQAVAKAVLRHRIVLSYNAESEGQTPDTVIEKLIAETPLHQSTAGKDGQFEHILKS from the coding sequence ATGAAAACAGCACCAGATATGGCAGCTTTGGAGAAGCTTAAAGCCGCCCAGGAACGGATTCGCGAACAGATTCGCACGGTCGTCGTTGGTCAGGATGATGTCGTCGAGCAGTTGCTGGTCAGTATTCTTGCAGGGGGACACTGTATTCTGGAAGGAGTCCCGGGCCTGGCGAAGACGTTGCTGGTCTCTACGCTGGCTAAAAGTCTGTCACTGGACTTTGGTCGGATCCAGTTCACTCCCGACCTGATGCCCGCCGATATTACCGGGACCGATGTGATTTACGAAGATCGACAGACTGGAACGCGAGAGTTCCGATTTATTGAAGGGCCGATTTTCACCAATCTGTTGCTGGCAGATGAAATTAACCGGACACCTCCCAAAACACAGGCGGCTCTCCTGCAGGGGATGCAGGAAAAGAACATTTCTGCAGGGACGAAACATTATCAACTCCCCCGCCCGTTTTTTGTGCTTGCAACCCAGAACCCGATTGAACAGGAAGGGACCTACCCCCTTCCCGAGGCTCAGCTGGATCGGTTTCTGATGAAGATTATCGTCCAGTATCCCACGCGCGACGAAGAAAGACAGATTTATAAAACAGTGACTGGAGAAGAACAGTCGGAGCCGGCAGCCACCTTGACAGGAGAAGAAGTGCTGGAGCTCCAGCATCTGGTACGCCGGGTTCCCATCAGCGATTTTCTGGTGGATTACACCATGGACCTGATCCGGGCGACACGCCGCGACAGCGAAGATGCCCCGGAGTTCATTAATCGCTGGGTGCTCTGGGGAGCGGGGCCACGTGGTGGGCAGTCTCTGATTCTGGCAGCCAAGGCCCGGGCTGCTCTGTATGGTCGACCTGAAGTCTCTGTGGAAGATCTGCAGGCGGTTGCCAAGGCCGTTTTGCGCCATCGGATTGTTCTGTCTTACAACGCCGAGTCGGAAGGCCAGACACCGGATACCGTAATTGAAAAACTGATCGCGGAAACTCCATTACACCAGAGCACTGCCGGAAAGGATGGTCAGTTTGAACACATACTTAAATCCTGA
- a CDS encoding DUF58 domain-containing protein, producing MNTYLNPEIAGSLAGIGFKARQPVEGSIAGLHRSPLHGLSPEFADYRSYTPGDDLKNLDWKAYARSDRFYIKRFEEESNLRAVFIVDSSASMKYGGPDFSKYDCAATIAVSLSSVLLKQRDAVGLAILNDRVQEDLRTGSTASHLAKFMEVLQRTELQGETDIGPAVAQVADQIHRRGIVVVLSDLLTPLDRFYESLGKLQYAGHEVIVMHVLHRDEVELPFKDSVIFKDIEGEEEIFAEPWAFHKAYQAAMEEFIQETRQRCQFCGIDYLQIFTDANLSRVLSSYLHNRQFAGAKTHRGRMASLGGSAGSDNQISDSPALDSRAGQPSESE from the coding sequence TTGAACACATACTTAAATCCTGAGATCGCAGGCAGTCTGGCCGGGATTGGGTTCAAGGCCCGCCAACCGGTTGAGGGTTCAATTGCTGGCCTGCATCGCAGTCCCCTGCACGGTCTGTCTCCGGAATTTGCCGACTACCGCAGCTACACACCCGGTGATGATTTGAAGAACCTGGACTGGAAAGCGTATGCCCGTTCGGACCGGTTTTATATTAAACGTTTCGAAGAAGAGTCGAATTTACGCGCGGTGTTTATTGTCGATTCTTCGGCCTCGATGAAGTACGGCGGACCTGACTTTTCCAAGTATGATTGTGCAGCCACAATCGCCGTATCGCTGTCATCTGTTTTATTGAAACAGCGTGATGCGGTCGGACTGGCGATACTTAATGATCGTGTTCAGGAAGATCTGCGGACAGGAAGCACTGCCTCCCATCTGGCCAAATTCATGGAAGTACTGCAGCGGACCGAACTCCAGGGAGAAACCGACATTGGCCCTGCTGTCGCCCAGGTCGCGGATCAGATTCACCGTCGTGGCATTGTTGTGGTCCTGTCTGACCTGCTGACACCACTGGATCGATTTTACGAGTCGCTGGGCAAGCTGCAGTACGCAGGGCATGAGGTGATTGTGATGCACGTACTGCACCGTGATGAGGTTGAGCTTCCCTTCAAAGATTCTGTGATCTTCAAGGATATCGAGGGCGAAGAAGAGATCTTTGCCGAACCATGGGCTTTTCATAAAGCGTATCAGGCAGCCATGGAAGAGTTTATTCAGGAGACGCGCCAGCGCTGTCAGTTTTGTGGTATCGACTATCTGCAGATATTTACCGACGCCAATTTGAGCAGGGTTTTGAGCAGCTATTTACATAATCGGCAGTTTGCAGGAGCGAAAACACATCGGGGACGAATGGCGTCTCTCGGTGGATCTGCCGGTTCAGATAATCAGATATCAGACTCCCCTGCTCTCGATTCCAGAGCAGGTCAACCATCAGAAAGTGAGTAA
- a CDS encoding BatA domain-containing protein — MHFLAPLLLTGTVLATAPIIIHLLNRRRFIRVDWAPMEYLKLTLKTNRRRLRLEQWLLLAIRTLAVLALFLAVARPISSGTNLAGFLAVEGRASRVIILDDSLSMSYQTGEQSAFSRAQNAVRQVLNQLGPQDSVSVVLASQPEQPLVRMAHLTEKERDQLIARINEINSSQMASHWISTLEEIDRQLKEATFPIKEVIIVTDLWSAGWTSEVRDLCDRWSGEQVTLRFVDIGNEPTGNRVLRSLEQDSRIALVDQEVKLTAVIENYSTEPLKSGQALLDVDGNVTPVTLPEIPAEKTVNVPVSVRFDEPGQHVVTLSIPADSLMEDNVRSKLINVRQMVDVVLVDGEPGLNPFESETDFLALALSAGNSNWQVTQTESSTWKSQLLTAPDLIVLANVDQLSKERVAELEELVSLGTGLMIFAGDQCDLQLYNERLFKGGNGLLPAKINQIRDLQAQGLVIEPIADSPIELLKNLTPELLSRVRPHRFADVVLEQGDGQRQVNVLARWNDPQQSPAVLEKRFGEGRVLFWTISADKSWSDWPAEASFVLAMRVAAQEIAAEIQRGENLIAGEPIHLELETITAPQAGELVWLDRDLKPQEVRFGTEGESKTILSSDPIRYSGVVEATWQDTQSGGQTQKFAINANVEDSLQERLNEQELQQYLGRMPLKLIRYQGKEMDLSTAGTELWRYLAVVLLGCLISESMLAAWIGRRR; from the coding sequence ATGCATTTTCTGGCTCCCTTACTTTTGACGGGAACGGTTCTGGCAACCGCACCGATCATCATTCACCTGCTAAACCGCAGACGGTTTATCCGCGTGGACTGGGCGCCCATGGAATATCTGAAATTGACTCTGAAGACGAATCGTCGGCGCTTACGGCTGGAACAGTGGCTGTTGCTCGCGATTCGAACGCTGGCGGTTCTGGCTCTGTTTCTGGCGGTGGCGCGTCCCATCAGTTCGGGTACGAATCTGGCGGGGTTTCTGGCGGTGGAAGGTCGGGCAAGCCGCGTGATCATTCTGGATGATTCTCTGAGTATGTCTTATCAGACCGGCGAACAGTCTGCCTTCAGCCGGGCACAAAATGCAGTTCGGCAGGTTTTGAACCAGTTGGGACCGCAGGATTCGGTATCAGTGGTACTGGCTTCTCAACCGGAGCAACCACTCGTGCGGATGGCACATCTGACAGAGAAAGAGCGGGACCAGTTAATTGCGCGCATCAATGAGATTAATTCCAGCCAGATGGCCAGTCACTGGATTTCTACCTTAGAGGAAATAGATCGCCAACTGAAAGAAGCCACATTCCCGATTAAAGAAGTGATTATTGTTACCGATCTCTGGTCGGCGGGTTGGACTTCTGAAGTGCGCGATCTTTGTGACCGCTGGTCGGGCGAACAAGTGACGTTGCGATTTGTCGATATCGGAAATGAGCCGACGGGAAACCGCGTACTACGTTCGCTTGAGCAGGACAGCCGGATTGCACTGGTCGATCAGGAAGTTAAATTGACTGCCGTCATCGAGAATTACAGTACAGAACCTCTGAAATCAGGACAGGCGTTGTTAGATGTGGACGGTAATGTTACTCCGGTGACCCTTCCCGAAATTCCAGCAGAAAAAACGGTGAACGTTCCCGTCAGTGTGCGTTTTGATGAACCGGGTCAGCATGTCGTAACTCTATCTATTCCTGCGGATTCCTTGATGGAAGACAACGTTCGCAGCAAACTGATCAATGTTCGTCAGATGGTTGATGTCGTTCTCGTGGACGGCGAGCCGGGGCTGAATCCCTTCGAGAGTGAAACTGATTTTCTGGCGCTGGCTCTGTCAGCCGGAAATTCAAACTGGCAGGTAACACAAACGGAAAGTTCAACCTGGAAGTCACAGTTATTGACAGCCCCGGATCTGATCGTCCTGGCCAATGTGGATCAGCTGTCAAAGGAGCGCGTCGCGGAACTGGAAGAACTGGTCTCTCTGGGAACCGGTTTAATGATTTTTGCCGGTGATCAATGTGACTTGCAACTCTATAACGAACGACTGTTCAAAGGGGGAAATGGACTCCTTCCGGCAAAAATCAATCAGATTCGAGATCTGCAGGCGCAAGGGCTGGTTATCGAACCAATCGCTGATTCTCCGATTGAGTTACTGAAGAACCTGACTCCGGAACTGTTGAGTCGCGTGCGTCCCCATCGATTTGCGGATGTTGTTCTGGAGCAAGGTGACGGACAGCGTCAGGTTAACGTGTTGGCACGCTGGAATGATCCCCAGCAGTCTCCTGCAGTTCTGGAAAAGCGTTTTGGTGAAGGTCGCGTCCTGTTCTGGACCATTTCAGCAGATAAAAGCTGGAGCGACTGGCCAGCAGAGGCGAGTTTTGTTCTGGCAATGCGGGTCGCGGCACAGGAAATCGCGGCAGAAATTCAACGGGGCGAGAATCTGATTGCCGGTGAACCGATCCACCTGGAACTGGAGACGATCACCGCGCCTCAGGCTGGCGAACTGGTCTGGCTGGATCGTGATCTGAAACCCCAGGAAGTCCGTTTTGGTACGGAAGGTGAATCGAAAACAATTCTCAGCTCCGATCCGATTCGTTATTCAGGCGTCGTGGAAGCAACGTGGCAAGACACACAATCTGGCGGGCAGACACAGAAATTTGCCATCAATGCGAATGTGGAAGATTCATTGCAGGAAAGACTGAATGAGCAGGAATTGCAGCAGTATCTGGGGCGCATGCCTTTAAAGCTGATTCGTTATCAGGGAAAAGAAATGGACTTATCGACAGCCGGGACTGAATTATGGCGATATCTGGCAGTCGTCTTACTGGGTTGTCTGATTTCCGAGAGTATGCTGGCGGCCTGGATTGGTCGTCGTCGCTAA
- a CDS encoding vWA domain-containing protein, with product MNLNRFLEKLFGIQSSTWAEGGQWSAQWVGLPSGDRMLFLILGVVVLVAGGWWLYQRDARQIPLLRRCLLYSIRIALVLLVIAMLLEPILVLSKEEKIPSHLLVLLDTSQSMSLKDAWQDEERAMEVARSLGMSSDVDALRRMNRLQLAQKMVTPSFLKDLSADGKRTVHLHGFNDKFNPEALSDSEEWHAGGNATAIASSLRQALLSYSGMPLSGVLLISDGQSTSGEPPEEVLQMLSDEGIPLVAVGMGTTDGPRNVAITELEVSPVVFVQDANQLTVHIESRGMQTQSATLLIEQRRNGGPWQEFIREDVVLNLEGQLQPRTYQFSETKTGKVEFRASIIDAGPEISQDDNLASAEVRVIRQRLNVLFIAGSTFPEVQFLRNTFLRDRQINLSTWLMAADKTYEHPGDLPIRRLPVTQEELNDYDCVILYDPDPNGWPVNFPELLTNFVTKAGGGLVYIAGEMQTANMFDHQSDPTLDWLNLLPVIREPGLFRSQVQIRLSARSPWKLDVTTQGVQDPIFNFASDRQANEQLLKNLPGMFWHFPVTKAKPGATVLAVHADPRMRNEYGQEVLIASQRVGPGWSIFIGFDSTYRWRYLNEQLFDGFWARVVDRAGRSKQLGGNYPFRLSTPKAQYQPGEQAKVIARFLDESQIEPGLQRLYGEVERGDEQPIPLTLTEGNQRGEFSTNFPVPSPGTYFVRVWMGDEAAGASVKAATMPIKVEFPNQELQNPTLNEAYLETMSSSTGGRVYQLSEMNDIVGAFKIKEVSRFLEERQEIWDAPIFYILIFGLLVTEWILRKWCRLI from the coding sequence GTGAACTTGAACCGATTTCTGGAAAAACTGTTTGGTATTCAATCCTCGACCTGGGCCGAAGGTGGCCAATGGTCCGCGCAGTGGGTTGGCTTGCCTTCAGGAGATCGAATGCTCTTTCTGATTCTGGGAGTCGTCGTACTGGTAGCTGGCGGATGGTGGTTGTATCAACGGGATGCAAGGCAGATACCCCTGCTCCGCCGCTGTCTGTTGTACTCAATCCGAATCGCTTTGGTGCTGTTGGTGATTGCCATGCTGCTCGAACCAATTCTGGTATTGAGCAAAGAGGAAAAAATTCCTTCGCATCTGCTGGTCCTTTTGGATACATCACAGTCCATGTCGCTGAAGGATGCCTGGCAGGATGAAGAACGGGCTATGGAAGTGGCACGCAGTCTGGGGATGTCGTCAGACGTGGATGCTCTCCGCAGAATGAACCGCCTGCAACTTGCACAGAAAATGGTGACACCATCGTTTCTGAAAGACCTGTCTGCTGACGGAAAACGCACGGTCCACCTGCATGGGTTCAATGATAAGTTCAATCCAGAGGCATTATCAGACTCTGAGGAATGGCACGCCGGTGGAAATGCGACTGCTATCGCCAGTTCTCTTCGCCAGGCACTGCTTTCTTATTCCGGGATGCCTCTCTCGGGGGTTTTACTGATCAGCGATGGACAATCGACGTCTGGAGAACCCCCGGAAGAAGTCTTGCAGATGCTGTCTGATGAAGGAATCCCTCTGGTTGCGGTTGGTATGGGGACAACTGATGGGCCGCGGAATGTCGCGATTACAGAACTCGAAGTCAGCCCGGTGGTGTTTGTGCAGGATGCGAACCAACTGACGGTGCATATTGAATCACGGGGAATGCAGACTCAATCTGCGACCCTGCTGATTGAGCAGCGACGTAATGGTGGGCCCTGGCAGGAATTCATTCGCGAGGATGTCGTGCTTAACCTCGAGGGGCAGTTACAACCGCGGACGTATCAGTTTTCTGAAACAAAAACCGGTAAGGTCGAATTTCGAGCAAGTATTATCGATGCGGGGCCGGAAATCTCGCAGGATGATAATCTGGCCTCCGCCGAAGTACGCGTGATCCGACAGCGGTTGAATGTCCTGTTTATTGCAGGATCGACTTTTCCTGAAGTTCAGTTTCTGCGAAATACGTTTTTACGGGATCGCCAGATTAATCTTTCGACCTGGCTCATGGCGGCTGATAAAACCTATGAACATCCGGGCGATCTGCCAATTCGTCGTCTGCCGGTCACTCAGGAAGAGCTCAATGATTATGACTGTGTGATATTGTACGATCCTGATCCCAACGGCTGGCCTGTTAATTTCCCGGAGTTGCTTACGAATTTTGTGACCAAAGCAGGAGGTGGACTGGTCTATATTGCCGGTGAAATGCAGACCGCGAATATGTTCGATCATCAGTCTGATCCTACCCTGGACTGGTTAAACTTATTGCCCGTTATTCGAGAGCCGGGCCTCTTTCGCTCTCAGGTTCAGATTCGGTTGAGTGCTCGCTCTCCCTGGAAACTGGATGTGACTACTCAGGGAGTTCAGGATCCCATTTTTAACTTTGCCAGTGATCGTCAGGCAAATGAGCAGCTTCTGAAAAATTTACCCGGCATGTTCTGGCACTTTCCTGTGACCAAGGCGAAACCGGGGGCGACGGTGCTCGCAGTTCACGCGGATCCCCGCATGCGAAATGAATACGGTCAGGAGGTCCTGATCGCCTCGCAACGCGTGGGACCCGGCTGGTCAATTTTTATTGGTTTTGACAGCACCTATCGCTGGCGATATCTGAATGAGCAGTTGTTTGACGGATTCTGGGCACGAGTAGTGGATCGGGCCGGCAGGAGCAAACAACTGGGAGGAAATTACCCTTTCCGGCTTTCGACGCCAAAGGCACAGTACCAGCCCGGAGAACAGGCTAAGGTGATTGCCCGATTTCTGGATGAGAGCCAGATCGAGCCTGGTCTACAGCGTTTATACGGTGAAGTGGAGCGCGGTGATGAACAGCCGATTCCACTGACGTTGACTGAAGGCAATCAAAGAGGTGAATTCTCTACGAACTTTCCGGTACCGTCACCTGGGACGTATTTTGTCCGTGTCTGGATGGGAGATGAAGCAGCCGGGGCGAGTGTGAAAGCGGCTACCATGCCAATAAAAGTCGAATTTCCAAATCAGGAACTGCAAAATCCGACTCTGAACGAAGCGTACCTGGAGACCATGTCGAGTTCGACGGGAGGTCGGGTATATCAGTTGTCAGAAATGAACGACATTGTAGGTGCTTTCAAAATTAAAGAGGTCTCCCGTTTTCTGGAAGAACGACAGGAAATCTGGGATGCACCAATTTTCTATATTTTAATCTTTGGTTTACTGGTTACAGAATGGATTTTGCGAAAGTGGTGCCGTCTGATTTAA